In the genome of Hyalangium ruber, the window TCGTCATCGAGCCCGCGGGCGTCCAGGTATCGGCCACGGAATCGTACTGCTCCGCCGAGGCCAGCGGCCCCACGCCATTCCCACCTCCGACGGCGAGCACCCGGCCGGACGGCAGCAGGCTCAGCGTGGCGCGCTCGCGCGGGGTGCTCAGGGAGGCGGCGGGAGCCCAGGTGTTGCTCGCGCGCGTGTAGCGCTCCGCCGTCCCGAGCACGCCACTCGCGCCCCGGCCTCCCGCGACCAGCACCTGTCCCGACGGCAGCAGCACGGCGGCGGAGCCCCGGCCCTGCACGAGATTGCTGGCCGGAGCCCAGCGGTTGCTGGAGGACTCATAGAGCTCCACGTCCGCATAGAAGGTCAGGCTCGGGTTCGAGCTGAAGCCACCCATGACCAGCACCTGACCGGTCGTCAGCAGGGTGGCGGTGGCATTTTCGCGAGCCACCGCCAGCGTACCGGCAGCGGCCCAGGTCCCCGTCGCCGGGTCATACAGCTCCGACACGGGCTGCGGGTTGCGCGCCGCGTCCGAGCCACCCTGAATCAGGACCTTGCCATGGGGCAGCAGGGTGGCCGTGTGCCCATTTCGCGGATGGATGAGCGCGCCGGTGGCGGTCCACGTATTGGCCACCGGGTCATAGAGCTCCGCGTGGGGGGTGATCCCCGCGCTCGTGAAGCCTCCCGCGAGGAGGACACGGCCATCGGGGAGCATCGTCGCGGTCGCATAGTGCCGGGGAACCAGGGGAGGCGCCGCCAGCGACCAGGTCCCCGCGACGGGGTCATAGAGCTCCGCGACGGGCACCTCCCCCGAGACGTTGTTGAAGCCGCTGACCACCAGCACCCGGCCGTCCCTCAGCGAGGTGGCGGTGTGGGCCCGGTGGACGACGGACATGGAGCCTGTGGCGGTGAAGGTGTTCGTCGCGGCGTCGTAGAGCTCCGCCGTGCTCAGGTTGGCGCCTCCCGCGACGAGCACCTGCCCCGAGGACAGGAGGGTGGTGGTGCTCAGGCTGCGAGTCGCGGCCATCGCCCCCGTGGCGGACCAGGTGTTCGTCGCGGCGTCATGGATGCGTGCCGACGGGCTGCCGTCCATGAAGATGAGAGCCTTCCCGGTGGGAAGCAGGACACCCGACGTGACGTTGCCCTGGATGCCGGGACTTCCGGCGGAGGCCCAGGTACCGGTCGCAGGGTCGAAGCGTTCGGCGGCAGTCACGAACCCGTTCCGGTTGACGCCGCCCGCCACCAGGATGGTGCCATCGGGCAGGAGCAGCGAGATGTGCTGGGCCCTCGCGGTCGCCATGCTGGCCGTCGACGACCAGCCTGGGGCCACCACCACGTCGGCGGCAAGCTCGGGGAAGGAGGCCCGCGCCAGGGAGACTGCCTCCACCGAGGATGGCAAAGTGCTCTTCTCCTCGCATGCGAGGACGAAGACACCGCAGAGCACCACGAAGATGAGACGTCCCGAGATCCAACCTGACTGCATTCGCCCTCCAGGCCCAGACATGCGCCATGGGTTGACGCGCCAGGGGCACGCCACACGCGGAAGTCCTCCGCGTGTGACACCGCGTGTATCACGCTCCGAGCGACTCCAGGTCCAGAGAGGACGTTTTACCGAGCTGTTGGGCAGCAGGCCCAAGGCACGCATCCTCCTGGAGGCGTCCACCAAATCATCCCCACCCTTAGCCGCCCTCGCTCCTTGGCCGCTTCCCTCCTCCGCCCCTCCTCTCCCTCAACATCGCTTCTATTCTTTCGAACTAGAAGCGGACCGAGGTGATCAGGTCATTCCAGGGCCCCGCCGGGATGGAGTTGATGTCGCTCACACTCTGGGACGTGCTGAAACACCTGCCCGTCTGATCCAGGTGCTCGCAGAAGGTCGCGACATGCGGGCCGATGAACCTGATGGAGGAGAGGATGTCATTGAAGCCGACATCTCCCAGCCGGCCGATGCTCGAGGTGAGATGCAGCATGTTCCCCTCGTAGTTGGTGTGCTCGTAGAGGTAGACCCCGTCCACCGCGGAGTACCCCTGCACGGCGTACGTGTAGTCTCCCAGCGAGGTCTTGTAGCCCGTCCCGTAGTCAGCGTAGGCCCAGTTGCTGAGCCCGCCGGGCGCCTTCTTCACCAGCACCGTCCAGGATTGGAAGGGAAAGCGAGTGCGAACCCGGCGATGAAGCTCGCCCGCCCGGTCCGCGGGACTCCCCGTCAGGCTGGAGAGCTGCCCGTTCACGAAGCCAGCCAGGAAGCCGTTGCTCACGGCGCTCGTCACCGTCCTCGTGGGGAAGGCGATGTGGGTGTAGTCGTCGATTGCACTGGACTGGAAGAAGCTGCCCTCGTGGTTCATCCAGCCACCCCATGAACTCTTGAGGACCATCATGTGCCAGATGCGTCCAGGCGCGGCATTGTGGACGAAGGCCTTCAGCCCGTACCAACGCCCCTGGGCATCACCGTCCAAGGTATAGGCGATGTTCCTGAAGATCGTGGCGAAGTCACCCGGCAGGGCCTGGGAGGCGGGCAGCAGCCGGTAGTTGAGCGCCAGGATGGCGTCAATCAGCCCTGCGCCAGGGAAGTCCATCATCATCACGCCCGCGCGCTGGGCATGCCCTCCCACCAGATGGTCGATGGCGTAGTCATTGACACCCCGATTGCTCAGCCCATCCCCTCCTGCCACCATGTATGGGAAGGCGAGCACGGACGAACCGCTCAGGAAGTTCACATACAGCGTGGAGGGAGCCCCGGCGGTCGTCTGGTCCAGGTGTGTACGGACCTTGTTCCACTTGTCATCGATGTCGAAGAGGGTATCCACCGTCCAGTCGTCCTGGAGTTGGAGGGAGCCCCAGCTCACGCCGTAGGCCCCGCCGCCGAAGTCGTCCAGGATGACGATCCGGCCCCGCACCTCTCCGAGCGTGGGCACATGCGTCCCCCGCCAGATGTAGGGGCTGTAAGCGGGCTGGTCGCGGTACGCCTCGAACGTCTGGTGGAAGGAGCGCGTGACGTTCTCCTCGGTGTGCTCCTTCTTCACGCGCATCAGGAGCGTCTCGCCCGGGTGCTCCCTCAAGAACTGGATGGCTGTCGTGAGGACGTCATCGAAGTTCGTGTTCAGGTAGACCACGCCATGGTGGATCGTGAAGCTGTTGCTGATGTGGCGGCAGCGGATGTCCAACGCCCGGATCCCCGCGTCGAGCTGGCTGCGCAGGCTCAGGGACTGGGTCTGGGTCAGGTCCCCGCCCGTCGAGGTGAACGCCATGGTGTCATGCGTTCCGGGAATGGAGAGGGCGGCGATGCTCGTCGAGCCGGGGAGCACGCTCATCCAGTCGGGATGGCTCGTGTCGATGCTGCCGGAATGGTTGTAGTAGCGGCCTTTCGCGAGGGCGGGTGAGCCCATCACGAGCATCATTCCCAGGAGAATCGCTGCCGCGTTCCTCGGGTGCAGAGGGTGGAAGGACATATCAATCCTCGGAGGGGTGACGGGGGTAACGTGATCAGGCCATCCTTGATCACTCGGGAAATTCACGTGTTCCCACATTTCCCTTTCCTTGTCACCATGCGTCCGCTCCGGAAGCAGCCTGCGTTCCTCCGAGACGCGCCGGCACGAGTCTTCGCGTCCCCTCCCC includes:
- a CDS encoding phosphatidylinositol-specific phospholipase C domain-containing protein; amino-acid sequence: MSFHPLHPRNAAAILLGMMLVMGSPALAKGRYYNHSGSIDTSHPDWMSVLPGSTSIAALSIPGTHDTMAFTSTGGDLTQTQSLSLRSQLDAGIRALDIRCRHISNSFTIHHGVVYLNTNFDDVLTTAIQFLREHPGETLLMRVKKEHTEENVTRSFHQTFEAYRDQPAYSPYIWRGTHVPTLGEVRGRIVILDDFGGGAYGVSWGSLQLQDDWTVDTLFDIDDKWNKVRTHLDQTTAGAPSTLYVNFLSGSSVLAFPYMVAGGDGLSNRGVNDYAIDHLVGGHAQRAGVMMMDFPGAGLIDAILALNYRLLPASQALPGDFATIFRNIAYTLDGDAQGRWYGLKAFVHNAAPGRIWHMMVLKSSWGGWMNHEGSFFQSSAIDDYTHIAFPTRTVTSAVSNGFLAGFVNGQLSSLTGSPADRAGELHRRVRTRFPFQSWTVLVKKAPGGLSNWAYADYGTGYKTSLGDYTYAVQGYSAVDGVYLYEHTNYEGNMLHLTSSIGRLGDVGFNDILSSIRFIGPHVATFCEHLDQTGRCFSTSQSVSDINSIPAGPWNDLITSVRF